The Aphis gossypii isolate Hap1 unplaced genomic scaffold, ASM2018417v2 Contig00548, whole genome shotgun sequence genome includes a region encoding these proteins:
- the LOC126554578 gene encoding uncharacterized protein LOC126554578: MEADGVAEGFLKSIELHGLKFNKLIGDGDSSVTKRLCEILPYGPNFLVEKIECRNHLLRNYIQKLTAMAKKTNYPIDLRKFVLNNLMRFRTAVVKAIRYRKNETTSINTKITGLSKDLLNSPYHVLGQHSKCDTYFCNKKNLNEDIWVKHAEMSGMMIEMNNIVNRLVINSSSLMVDVDNNICEQFNSLINKYIGGKRINLSQRNKYNTRIEAAVVAFNIG; the protein is encoded by the exons ATGGAAGCCGACGGAGTCGCAGAAGGGTTTTTAAAAAGCATAGAGTTGCAcggtttgaaatttaataagctTATCG GAGATGGTGACAGCAGTGTTACAAAAAGGTTATGTGAAATATTGCCGTATGGACCAAATTTTctagttgaaaaaattgaGTGTCGTAACCACCTGTTAcgcaattatatacaaaaattaactgCAATGGCTAAGAAAACCAACTACCCCATcgatttaagaaaatttgttttaaataatctaatgaGATTTCGCACCGCTGTTGTAAAAGCTATACGATATCGTAAAAATGAAACAACTtccataaatactaaaattacgG GTTTATCAAAAGATTTGTTAAACAGCCCGTATCATGTTTTGGGCCAGCATTCGAAGTGTGatacttatttttgtaataagaaAAATCTTAACGAAGATATTTGGGTCAAACATGCCGAAATGAGTGGAATGATGATAGAGATgaataatatagtcaatagattagttataaattcaagtagTCTGATGGTAGATGTTGACAATAACATATGCGAACAATTTAACAgcctaattaataaatacattggaGGGAAAAGGATAAATTTGTCACAAcgcaac